A window of Pirellula sp. SH-Sr6A contains these coding sequences:
- the cysK gene encoding cysteine synthase A, with product MPHDKTYSSIAGAVGNTPMVRIQNLIPADQAVVYAKCEFFNPMSSVKDRIARSMLDAAVASGRLTPQTHIIEPTSGNTGIAFAFLAAAQGYRLTLTMPESMSIERRALLRAFGANLILTPSAEGMRGAITRAEELLLNDPHAWMPQQFENPANPQAHEQTTGPEIWEDTKGEIDAIVAGVGTGGTITGVARYIKRLNPNFRAIAVEPSSSPVLSGGKAGKHRIQGIGAGFIPKNLDRSVVDEVIRVDDEAAFAWGQRLAREEGILAGISSGANMCAAAQVASRPEFRGKRIVTIMCSLGERYLSTPLFAPFTS from the coding sequence ATGCCTCACGACAAGACTTACTCCAGTATTGCTGGTGCCGTTGGGAATACACCAATGGTTCGGATTCAGAACTTGATTCCAGCCGATCAGGCCGTCGTCTACGCGAAGTGTGAGTTCTTTAATCCCATGAGTAGCGTGAAGGACAGGATTGCGAGATCTATGTTGGACGCGGCGGTAGCCTCCGGTCGACTCACCCCGCAAACGCACATCATCGAGCCAACGAGTGGTAATACTGGCATCGCATTTGCTTTTCTTGCGGCAGCCCAGGGGTACCGTCTTACATTAACGATGCCCGAATCAATGTCCATTGAAAGAAGAGCGTTGCTCCGAGCTTTTGGGGCGAACCTGATCCTTACTCCCTCTGCGGAAGGAATGCGAGGTGCCATCACCCGAGCCGAGGAGCTTTTATTGAACGACCCGCACGCCTGGATGCCCCAACAATTTGAGAATCCAGCAAATCCTCAAGCTCATGAGCAAACGACGGGGCCAGAGATTTGGGAAGATACGAAAGGGGAAATCGATGCGATCGTCGCGGGAGTTGGAACGGGTGGGACAATTACGGGGGTGGCCCGATACATCAAGAGACTCAATCCAAATTTCAGAGCGATCGCTGTTGAGCCCTCTTCGTCTCCTGTTCTGAGCGGAGGCAAGGCTGGAAAGCACCGCATTCAGGGGATTGGCGCTGGGTTCATCCCGAAAAATCTGGATCGATCCGTCGTAGATGAAGTGATCAGGGTTGATGACGAGGCAGCATTTGCTTGGGGGCAACGACTCGCACGCGAAGAAGGTATCCTCGCAGGGATTAGTAGCGGTGCGAATATGTGTGCTGCAGCTCAAGTCGCGTCGAGACCAGAGTTTCGCGGAAAGAGGATTGTCACCATCATGTGTTCTCTTGGTGAACGTTACCTTTCCACTCCACTTTTTGCTCCCTTCACCAGCTAA
- a CDS encoding ABC transporter ATP-binding protein yields MTLAEENSDFLSVEELPAPVRDALRSILEPGEGIVAWFEPNLDERLHFGQGIVVLTDRAVLGYQPITGDVKIPPLMRFPLSEIAEIKKLDRSGLALLELLGHDHRIAAWRFTTSQSSSAAALVNEFKSLRLGVVSEERAPSICPSCGGTMARGQSVCSNCAPTAAPDTGRSLLRLNRFAKPHLKMITLGFFLTLLSTSVGLLPPLLTVPLVDRVLYPAQKRHDLVQEVMDNPASKIDLNTLPEAEFGLVPWLLLGMYGAAILSWLLSWCKTYVLAKASEQIAADLRNATYGHLQKLSLEFFGGKRTGDLISRISNDTQRICDFLSIHLLDFATDILMILMTGVALFWIHPTLALVGLLPFPFIAWMVASVQSKMRAGFARGSAAWAEMVNVLADTIPGIRVVKAFAQEKREVKRFSDSNDHVLGANHRVNRVWAAFSPVITLLTDIGLLVVWGFGAYQVFHGTITYGVVAAFIACIGRLYIRLDDMSRLLANAQRTAAATHRIFEILDRVPSVSEPEKPIHPGRVAGQVEIRDITFRYGTRQVIHNVTLSVQPGEMIGLVGPSGAGKSTLVNLVCRFYDVSGGAILVDGNDIRSYPINEYRSNIGIVLQEPFLFFGSIADNIAYGKPGATREDIVAAARAAKAHDFILRLADGYDSLVGERGQSLSGGERQRISIARALLTDPRILILDEATSAVDTETERQIQEALDVLVQGRTTIAIAHRISTLRKANRIVVLEKGRITEIGSHEELLALGGTYSRLNQAQHQMNLHEEL; encoded by the coding sequence GTGACATTAGCCGAAGAGAACTCCGATTTTCTGTCCGTGGAGGAGCTTCCAGCTCCGGTCCGTGATGCACTTCGATCGATCCTCGAACCGGGCGAAGGAATCGTCGCTTGGTTCGAGCCGAATCTGGACGAACGGCTACATTTCGGCCAGGGTATTGTCGTTCTGACCGATCGAGCGGTCCTCGGGTATCAGCCGATTACCGGCGATGTGAAAATCCCCCCGTTGATGCGATTTCCGCTGAGTGAAATTGCGGAGATAAAAAAACTGGATCGATCCGGTCTAGCGTTGCTCGAATTGTTGGGGCACGACCATCGCATCGCCGCTTGGCGATTCACCACGAGCCAGAGCAGCTCGGCCGCCGCGTTGGTAAACGAGTTCAAAAGTCTGAGGCTGGGTGTTGTATCTGAGGAACGGGCTCCTTCGATTTGTCCTTCCTGCGGTGGAACGATGGCGCGCGGACAATCGGTCTGCTCGAATTGCGCTCCTACCGCGGCCCCCGACACCGGTCGATCGCTATTGCGACTCAATCGATTCGCCAAGCCTCATTTGAAGATGATCACGCTCGGCTTCTTCCTGACGCTATTGAGCACCAGCGTCGGATTGCTACCGCCCCTTCTAACGGTCCCGTTGGTCGATCGTGTGTTGTACCCCGCGCAAAAGCGGCACGATCTGGTTCAAGAAGTCATGGACAATCCCGCTTCGAAGATCGATCTCAACACGCTGCCGGAAGCGGAGTTTGGATTGGTTCCCTGGCTCTTGCTAGGGATGTACGGCGCCGCAATCTTGAGCTGGCTCCTCAGTTGGTGCAAGACGTATGTCCTGGCCAAGGCGAGCGAGCAGATCGCTGCGGACCTGCGGAATGCGACGTATGGACATTTGCAGAAGCTGTCGCTCGAGTTTTTCGGCGGTAAACGAACAGGTGATTTGATTTCTCGTATCAGCAATGACACGCAGCGAATCTGTGATTTCCTATCGATTCATCTTCTCGATTTCGCAACCGATATCCTCATGATCTTGATGACGGGTGTTGCGTTGTTCTGGATCCATCCAACACTCGCCTTGGTCGGTCTTCTCCCGTTTCCGTTCATCGCTTGGATGGTCGCCAGCGTTCAGAGCAAGATGCGGGCAGGGTTCGCACGCGGTAGCGCTGCTTGGGCAGAGATGGTCAACGTCCTGGCCGATACCATTCCAGGTATCCGGGTGGTGAAGGCATTTGCGCAGGAAAAGCGTGAAGTCAAACGCTTTTCCGACAGCAATGACCACGTGCTCGGTGCGAATCATCGCGTGAATCGCGTGTGGGCCGCCTTCTCTCCGGTGATCACGCTGCTCACGGACATCGGATTGTTGGTCGTATGGGGATTCGGTGCTTATCAAGTCTTCCACGGCACGATTACTTATGGGGTGGTCGCCGCGTTCATCGCTTGCATCGGTCGGCTTTACATTCGCTTGGACGATATGAGCCGACTGCTTGCCAACGCGCAGCGAACGGCCGCTGCCACGCATCGCATTTTTGAGATCTTGGACCGCGTCCCCAGCGTTTCTGAGCCCGAAAAGCCCATCCATCCAGGACGCGTAGCGGGGCAAGTCGAAATCCGGGACATCACGTTCCGTTATGGAACTAGGCAAGTCATTCACAATGTGACTCTATCGGTCCAACCCGGTGAGATGATCGGTCTCGTAGGCCCGAGTGGTGCTGGAAAGAGCACGTTGGTCAATCTGGTCTGCCGCTTCTATGATGTCTCCGGTGGCGCGATCCTCGTCGATGGCAATGACATTCGCTCCTACCCTATCAATGAATACCGAAGCAACATCGGCATCGTGCTGCAAGAGCCCTTTCTCTTCTTTGGTTCCATCGCAGACAACATCGCCTATGGAAAGCCTGGCGCAACGCGAGAAGATATCGTTGCCGCCGCCCGTGCCGCCAAAGCCCACGACTTCATCCTTCGGCTCGCGGATGGTTACGATTCACTGGTGGGAGAACGGGGTCAATCCTTGTCGGGAGGAGAGAGGCAGCGGATATCGATCGCCCGAGCGTTGCTCACCGACCCTCGCATCCTCATCTTGGACGAAGCGACTTCAGCGGTGGACACCGAGACCGAAAGACAGATTCAAGAGGCCCTCGATGTGCTGGTCCAAGGAAGAACGACGATCGCCATCGCGCACCGGATCAGCACGCTTCGGAAAGCGAATCGCATCGTCGTATTGGAGAAAGGGCGGATCACAGAGATCGGTTCGCATGAGGAGTTGCTCGCACTCGGAGGAACCTACTCGCGATTGAACCAAGCCCAGCATCAGATGAACCTTCACGAAGAGCTGTAG
- a CDS encoding MBL fold metallo-hydrolase: protein MKLHCLGTAGYHPSETRHTSCYALPECDLVLDAGSGFFRVAPLITRPDLHILLSHTHLDHVFGLTFVLDLLPTTPLERIHVYAQRKKIEALCSHLFHEDLFPVMPPIEWHALEDLGDVFSVGETRVAWFPLQHPGGSVGYRLDWNFTSLAYVTDTTSREDAEYWGHIQGVEWLLHECNFSDRYRELAIRTGHSWTSAVLENAARAKIRRLLLSHFNPLETGVDPIELGAATAKNLKRTPEQILLASDLLIVDLARL, encoded by the coding sequence ATGAAACTGCACTGCCTCGGTACAGCAGGCTATCACCCGAGCGAGACTCGACATACCAGTTGCTACGCCCTCCCGGAATGCGACTTGGTTCTCGACGCGGGAAGCGGTTTTTTTCGGGTCGCTCCGTTGATCACGAGACCCGATCTTCACATTCTGCTATCGCACACCCATCTCGATCATGTGTTCGGGTTGACGTTCGTGCTCGATTTGCTTCCAACGACGCCGCTGGAACGCATCCATGTCTATGCGCAGCGGAAGAAGATCGAAGCACTGTGCAGCCACTTGTTCCATGAGGATTTGTTTCCGGTGATGCCTCCCATCGAATGGCATGCATTGGAAGACTTGGGAGATGTATTCTCCGTCGGCGAAACGAGAGTCGCTTGGTTTCCCCTCCAGCATCCTGGCGGAAGTGTGGGGTATCGATTGGACTGGAACTTCACCTCGCTTGCCTATGTTACCGACACTACCAGCCGCGAAGATGCGGAGTATTGGGGGCATATCCAAGGTGTCGAGTGGCTGCTTCACGAGTGCAACTTCTCCGATCGCTATCGGGAGCTCGCAATCCGGACGGGGCATAGTTGGACTAGCGCGGTGCTGGAGAATGCAGCCCGCGCCAAGATTCGCAGGCTGCTGCTTAGCCATTTCAATCCTCTCGAGACAGGCGTGGATCCCATCGAACTAGGCGCTGCGACGGCAAAGAATCTCAAGCGAACGCCGGAACAGATCTTGCTAGCTTCGGACTTATTGATTGTTGATCTCGCACGCCTTTGA
- a CDS encoding FG-GAP repeat domain-containing protein: protein MRILLATLPARFLRGAGYASMVAYVAASCLVFAPCVARSQELRPLAYNHPGLTVDLGVGLWAWPVPCDADGDGDLDLLVSCPDKPSNGVWYFENKQGDTSVHKRPVFEPAKRISATVHYVMPSYVGDQVRVLSAGWEYPEFLTKGTDVKIKLPIDPKFHQPRGGQTKGPKIRHNQWRYVDFDGDGALDLSVGIEDWSYYGWDDAYDTNGNWINGPLHGWIYIFRNAGTDQVPDYEEPFLIEADGKRLDVFGCPSQNFVDFDSDGDLDLLCGEFLDRFTYFENVGSRQQPKYAAGQRITTPEGAPVAMDLEMIVPVAIDWDRDGDVDLIVGDEDGRVAIVENVGIQNGAPKFLQPDYFQQKADTLKCGALATPFPFDWDSDGDLDILCGNTAGYIDFFENASPRDGKELVWNAPKRLEVDGKPFRVMAGPNGSIQGPAEAKWGYTTLSVADWDHDGLADIVYNSILGRVEWLKNIGQKGAPKLAKPQSIDVEWEGKQPPLAWGWVRPQGKAILTQWRTTPVVFDFNGDGLRDLAMLDQQGYLAYFERAKSGGVLTLKSPKRNFIDAEGRPLQLNGGTAGKSGRRKLCASDWDGDGKFDLLLNSSNADLLVQAEKRNGKWVMERVGTLAKKNIEGHDVSPSVADFDGDGIPEFLGGAEDGRLYWMQNPRSLKND, encoded by the coding sequence ATGCGAATCCTTTTGGCAACACTCCCGGCCCGCTTCTTACGCGGAGCCGGTTACGCATCGATGGTCGCATACGTGGCAGCTAGCTGTCTCGTGTTCGCTCCCTGCGTCGCTCGCTCCCAGGAACTTCGGCCTCTGGCTTACAACCATCCAGGCCTGACCGTCGACCTGGGAGTCGGCCTTTGGGCTTGGCCTGTCCCCTGCGATGCCGACGGGGATGGCGATCTCGATTTGCTGGTATCCTGCCCCGACAAACCCTCGAACGGGGTCTGGTATTTCGAAAACAAACAGGGAGATACCTCGGTCCACAAACGACCTGTATTCGAACCAGCCAAACGCATCAGCGCCACCGTGCATTACGTGATGCCGAGCTATGTCGGGGATCAAGTTCGAGTTCTCTCCGCAGGCTGGGAATATCCTGAATTCCTGACAAAGGGGACGGACGTCAAAATCAAACTCCCCATCGATCCCAAATTCCATCAACCGCGTGGAGGACAAACAAAAGGCCCCAAGATTCGACACAACCAATGGCGTTATGTCGACTTCGATGGCGATGGCGCTCTGGACCTCTCGGTAGGGATCGAAGACTGGAGCTATTACGGCTGGGACGACGCCTACGATACCAACGGAAATTGGATCAACGGACCTCTCCACGGATGGATCTATATCTTTCGCAATGCAGGCACCGACCAAGTACCCGACTACGAAGAACCGTTCTTGATCGAAGCGGATGGGAAGCGACTTGATGTATTCGGTTGTCCTTCCCAGAACTTCGTCGACTTCGACTCCGATGGAGACTTGGACCTGCTTTGCGGGGAGTTCCTCGATCGGTTCACGTACTTCGAGAATGTCGGTTCCCGACAGCAACCCAAGTACGCTGCGGGCCAACGCATTACCACGCCGGAGGGAGCCCCCGTTGCGATGGATCTCGAAATGATCGTTCCCGTCGCAATCGATTGGGATCGGGACGGCGATGTAGACTTGATCGTAGGAGATGAAGACGGACGTGTGGCGATCGTCGAGAATGTTGGAATACAAAATGGTGCACCGAAGTTCTTGCAACCCGATTACTTCCAACAGAAAGCGGACACGCTCAAATGCGGTGCCCTCGCAACCCCGTTCCCCTTCGATTGGGATAGCGACGGTGATTTAGATATCCTCTGCGGGAACACGGCTGGCTATATCGATTTTTTTGAGAACGCCAGTCCGCGAGATGGAAAAGAGCTTGTATGGAACGCTCCGAAGCGACTGGAAGTCGATGGAAAGCCGTTTCGAGTGATGGCCGGCCCGAATGGATCGATTCAAGGACCGGCGGAAGCGAAATGGGGCTATACCACTTTGTCGGTTGCCGATTGGGACCACGATGGATTGGCCGACATTGTTTACAACTCCATTCTGGGACGCGTAGAATGGCTCAAAAACATAGGACAAAAAGGTGCGCCGAAGCTTGCGAAACCTCAGAGCATCGACGTGGAGTGGGAAGGGAAGCAACCTCCTCTGGCTTGGGGGTGGGTCCGTCCGCAAGGCAAAGCGATCCTCACCCAATGGCGAACGACACCGGTCGTATTTGATTTCAACGGAGATGGTCTGAGAGACTTGGCGATGCTGGATCAGCAGGGCTATCTCGCATACTTTGAACGCGCCAAATCGGGCGGGGTACTGACCCTGAAATCACCGAAGAGGAACTTCATCGATGCAGAGGGGCGGCCGCTGCAACTCAACGGTGGTACAGCGGGGAAGAGCGGACGGCGAAAACTTTGCGCGTCCGATTGGGACGGCGACGGAAAATTCGATTTGCTGCTCAACTCCTCCAATGCGGATCTGCTGGTGCAAGCGGAAAAGC
- a CDS encoding ATP-binding cassette domain-containing protein: MVDAVHTSATPMIELRRLHRFFGATKAVQDVSFEVYRGQVFGYIGPNGAGKTTSMRILSTLELPSYGDAFIDGFSAVSDPDLVRRRLGFMPDGFSVYPNMNCVEYLDFFARSYGLIGKDRISAIKRTLGFTGLDKIASKPITGLSKGMRQRLCLGRAMIHQPTVLILDEPANGLDPRARIELRQMIQQLASEGTTVLVSSHILTELAEMCDQVGIIERGKLLAVGSVEEIRRTMRGHLRVRIVPLSRQEEIAAWLTQREGVGELAPSGSLITFSLQGGEVEQSQLLTDLIQAGFPLLEFAAHTESLEDVFMKITTGAVQ, encoded by the coding sequence ATGGTTGATGCCGTGCACACATCGGCGACGCCGATGATCGAACTGCGTCGCTTGCACCGTTTTTTCGGTGCGACGAAGGCAGTTCAAGACGTCTCGTTCGAAGTCTACCGCGGACAAGTATTCGGATACATTGGTCCCAACGGCGCTGGGAAAACAACCAGCATGAGGATCTTGTCCACGCTCGAACTCCCAAGCTATGGAGATGCCTTCATCGACGGATTTTCGGCCGTGAGCGACCCGGACTTGGTACGCCGACGCCTCGGGTTTATGCCGGACGGCTTCTCTGTTTATCCCAACATGAACTGCGTCGAGTATCTCGACTTCTTCGCCCGTTCTTACGGTTTGATAGGAAAGGACCGGATCTCGGCTATCAAGCGGACACTCGGCTTCACGGGCCTAGACAAAATTGCCTCCAAGCCGATCACGGGTCTGTCCAAAGGGATGAGACAGCGACTCTGTCTAGGACGCGCCATGATCCATCAGCCCACCGTCCTGATTCTCGATGAACCTGCCAATGGACTGGATCCCCGCGCTCGCATTGAACTTCGACAGATGATCCAACAGTTGGCGTCCGAAGGAACGACCGTTCTCGTTTCGTCGCACATCCTCACCGAACTGGCCGAGATGTGCGACCAAGTCGGGATTATTGAACGGGGCAAACTGCTGGCGGTGGGAAGTGTGGAGGAAATTCGACGGACCATGCGCGGTCACTTGCGAGTTCGCATCGTGCCACTGAGCCGACAGGAAGAAATCGCTGCTTGGCTCACCCAGCGCGAAGGAGTCGGGGAACTGGCACCCTCGGGGAGTTTGATCACCTTTTCGTTGCAAGGAGGCGAGGTCGAGCAATCCCAATTGCTCACCGATTTGATCCAAGCCGGATTTCCCCTTCTCGAATTTGCCGCGCACACCGAATCGCTTGAAGATGTGTTCATGAAAATTACGACAGGAGCGGTTCAATGA
- a CDS encoding bis(5'-nucleosyl)-tetraphosphatase, producing MRPSLYSSGFLVFRRATELEFLLMKHPNRWDLPKGHLDFGETKREAALRELWEETGIPNSRLWVDPTFEYQQRYWVRYPKDPAPRFKELTLFLGFLTGDVELKLTEHTGFEWLTWNPPHRIQAQTIDPLLDSVALHLQAAKTWPSLDAQR from the coding sequence ATGCGACCTTCGCTTTATTCCAGCGGCTTTCTTGTATTTCGCCGGGCCACCGAGCTTGAATTCCTGCTGATGAAGCATCCGAACCGCTGGGACTTGCCCAAAGGGCATCTCGATTTCGGCGAAACCAAACGGGAGGCCGCCTTGCGAGAGCTCTGGGAGGAGACGGGTATCCCCAACTCGCGCCTTTGGGTGGACCCGACTTTTGAATACCAGCAACGCTATTGGGTCCGATACCCAAAGGACCCCGCCCCTCGCTTCAAAGAACTGACGTTGTTTCTCGGATTCCTCACCGGAGATGTCGAACTGAAGCTAACGGAACACACGGGCTTCGAATGGCTCACCTGGAACCCACCCCACCGCATTCAGGCACAAACCATCGACCCGCTTTTGGATTCGGTCGCACTGCATCTTCAGGCTGCCAAAACATGGCCCAGCCTGGATGCGCAACGCTAG
- a CDS encoding cysteine desulfurase, producing the protein MNESNYSARSTERNTSIDATETNEISSRLLNQIFGTEQLSRIPGSLTPADILYAEELTAVAPTEPAVLPEPVRRAIERVDSKRFPQDITDADIQRTVRSLQSESEAALHRKVNFREQEQADSSLNAPKLQRDAIRKNKSKLGAARTLDVRSVRSDFPALHQDINGHSLVWFDNGATTHKPIEVIETLSRFYACDYSNIHRAAHTLAARATDHYELARETVREFVHAQSTNDIVFVRGTTEGINFIAQTCKSFLKEGDEVLLTEMEHHANIVPWQLLADELRLRIRVIPFNDDGDIMMDEYRRLLTHKTKIVSVTHASNTLGTILPVEEMASMAHRKGARFVIDGAQSVAHLPIDVQSLGCDFFVFSGHKVFAPTGIGVVYIHPDLQELLPPWQGGGNMIHRVSFDGTTFSDPPAKFEAGTPSIGDAVGLGAALRYLMQFDSASLLQHEHSLLEHASTSLQSIPGVTTLGRSRNKVGLVSFVLDRYTTDQVGKELDRQGIAVRTGHHCAQPSLRHFGLESTVRPSFALYNTHEEIDRMIEVIHRLARKA; encoded by the coding sequence ATGAACGAATCCAATTATTCAGCCCGATCTACAGAGAGAAATACTTCGATCGATGCCACCGAGACCAATGAGATCTCGTCTCGATTATTGAATCAAATCTTTGGCACGGAACAGTTATCGCGTATCCCAGGCTCGCTAACTCCCGCAGATATTCTCTATGCAGAAGAACTTACGGCCGTTGCACCGACGGAGCCCGCAGTATTGCCAGAGCCCGTTCGACGGGCGATAGAACGTGTCGATAGCAAGCGATTTCCGCAGGACATTACCGATGCGGATATCCAGCGAACAGTTCGTTCTCTTCAAAGTGAATCGGAGGCAGCACTCCATCGAAAGGTGAATTTTCGAGAGCAGGAGCAAGCGGATAGTTCGCTCAATGCGCCGAAACTTCAAAGAGATGCGATCCGGAAAAACAAATCAAAACTTGGGGCGGCCCGAACGCTGGATGTACGTTCTGTTCGCTCAGACTTTCCTGCACTACACCAGGATATCAATGGTCACTCGTTGGTTTGGTTTGACAATGGCGCGACAACGCATAAGCCAATCGAAGTGATCGAGACATTGAGTCGCTTCTATGCGTGCGACTATTCCAACATTCACAGAGCAGCCCACACGCTTGCAGCCCGAGCCACGGACCACTACGAGCTGGCTCGAGAAACAGTCAGGGAATTTGTCCATGCACAATCGACGAACGACATCGTTTTTGTTCGCGGGACAACGGAGGGAATCAACTTTATCGCTCAGACCTGCAAGTCGTTTTTGAAGGAAGGGGATGAAGTGCTGCTTACGGAGATGGAGCATCACGCCAATATTGTTCCATGGCAACTGCTTGCCGATGAATTGAGACTTCGTATTCGCGTCATCCCATTCAACGATGACGGAGACATCATGATGGACGAGTACCGAAGGTTGTTAACGCATAAAACCAAAATTGTGAGCGTTACGCACGCATCCAATACGCTAGGAACCATTTTGCCGGTGGAAGAAATGGCTTCCATGGCGCACCGAAAAGGGGCCCGATTCGTCATTGATGGAGCGCAATCAGTTGCCCATTTGCCAATCGATGTTCAAAGCCTGGGTTGCGATTTTTTTGTATTCTCTGGACATAAAGTTTTTGCACCGACGGGCATCGGGGTGGTTTACATCCATCCCGACCTTCAGGAGTTGTTACCGCCATGGCAAGGGGGTGGCAACATGATCCACCGAGTCTCATTCGATGGAACAACATTTTCAGATCCCCCAGCAAAATTCGAGGCGGGGACTCCCAGTATTGGAGATGCCGTTGGTTTAGGGGCCGCTTTGCGCTACCTCATGCAATTCGACTCCGCATCCTTGCTTCAGCATGAGCATTCCCTATTGGAACATGCTTCGACCTCACTTCAATCCATCCCTGGAGTGACGACTCTCGGGCGCAGCCGCAACAAGGTTGGATTGGTCTCTTTCGTGTTAGATCGTTACACGACCGATCAAGTAGGCAAGGAGTTAGATCGGCAAGGAATCGCCGTTCGAACTGGCCATCACTGCGCACAGCCCTCACTGAGACATTTCGGCCTCGAATCGACCGTGCGACCATCTTTCGCCTTGTACAACACCCACGAAGAGATTGATCGAATGATCGAAGTCATTCATCGACTCGCGCGGAAAGCATAG
- a CDS encoding family 2B encapsulin nanocompartment shell protein gives MTDSLLQRSVTTAVARNLATTTKTSPKMMSITPRYLLKLVPWVQVDGGTYRVNRTKVELAKADRIAVDIVNGAASFPPNALRRVPLFSKLPDAILDRMVSYFRTESVAIGNKLLVEGEDRSKFFIIAQGQVEVLSKGVHGSDLRIALLTEGEFFGEADLTAEKPSDATIRTITPCVLLTLSRKDLESLLGENPNLVAEFQKAIDEHQELRSSVNRYGERNIDLVSGFAENVEIPETFVDYSPTPREYSLSAVQTVVRVHTRVSDLYNGPFNQLEEQMRLTIEGIKERQEWELINSKKFGLLHSVDPAMRISPRYGAPTPDDFDELLALVWKKPAFFVAHPKAIAAFLRECTWRGVPPVTVSVFGFPMISWRGIPIVPCDKLEVTNRYHSRQSSGTTNILLVRVGEEDQGVVGLHQAGIEGEIAPSLSARLMGLDSLGVSSYLLTLYFSAAVLTDDAVGVLENVEVGYYHDYLQRIPKSFDHGSGI, from the coding sequence ATGACTGATAGCTTACTACAACGAAGCGTAACAACAGCCGTTGCGAGAAACCTTGCGACGACGACCAAGACATCACCGAAGATGATGTCGATCACCCCCCGATACTTGCTCAAGCTCGTACCTTGGGTCCAGGTCGATGGTGGAACCTATCGGGTGAATCGAACAAAAGTCGAACTGGCGAAAGCCGATCGGATTGCCGTTGACATCGTGAATGGGGCTGCGTCGTTTCCACCCAATGCGCTCAGACGTGTCCCCCTCTTCTCCAAGCTTCCCGATGCCATTCTCGATCGTATGGTCAGTTACTTCCGGACGGAGAGCGTGGCCATTGGTAACAAGCTGCTTGTCGAAGGTGAGGACAGGAGCAAGTTCTTCATCATCGCACAGGGGCAAGTCGAAGTTCTTAGCAAAGGGGTGCATGGAAGCGATCTTCGCATTGCTCTTCTGACCGAAGGCGAGTTCTTTGGCGAAGCGGATTTGACGGCAGAAAAGCCTTCCGATGCAACCATACGCACCATTACCCCTTGCGTGCTGCTTACTCTGTCGCGGAAGGACCTTGAGTCACTGCTAGGTGAGAATCCAAACCTAGTCGCCGAGTTTCAGAAAGCGATTGATGAGCATCAAGAGCTTCGTTCGAGCGTCAATCGATATGGGGAGCGTAATATCGACTTGGTATCGGGCTTTGCGGAGAATGTGGAGATTCCAGAAACCTTTGTCGACTATTCACCAACTCCACGCGAATACTCTTTATCCGCCGTACAGACCGTGGTGCGAGTTCACACGAGGGTTTCGGATCTCTACAACGGTCCCTTCAATCAGCTGGAAGAGCAGATGCGGTTGACGATTGAGGGCATCAAGGAACGGCAGGAATGGGAACTGATCAACAGCAAAAAGTTTGGATTGCTTCACTCTGTCGACCCAGCGATGAGGATCAGTCCTCGCTATGGAGCACCTACTCCGGATGACTTTGACGAATTGTTAGCGCTCGTTTGGAAGAAGCCAGCTTTCTTTGTCGCGCACCCCAAAGCGATCGCAGCCTTTCTACGTGAATGCACATGGCGCGGCGTTCCTCCCGTCACGGTAAGCGTATTTGGCTTTCCTATGATTTCTTGGAGAGGGATCCCGATCGTTCCTTGCGACAAACTGGAGGTCACGAATCGATACCACTCGAGGCAATCCTCCGGAACCACCAATATTCTGCTGGTGAGAGTTGGAGAGGAGGATCAAGGCGTCGTGGGATTGCATCAAGCTGGCATCGAGGGTGAGATAGCGCCTAGCCTTTCGGCAAGGTTAATGGGACTGGATAGTCTAGGGGTAAGTTCCTACTTGCTGACGCTCTACTTCTCCGCTGCGGTTCTTACTGACGATGCGGTTGGAGTACTGGAGAATGTGGAGGTTGGTTACTACCACGACTACTTGCAACGCATCCCCAAATCCTTTGACCATGGATCGGGGATCTGA